The Zingiber officinale cultivar Zhangliang chromosome 10A, Zo_v1.1, whole genome shotgun sequence genome contains a region encoding:
- the LOC122026609 gene encoding ABC transporter G family member 9-like gives MEIDGASAAAAEETEIFHKAKHPITLKFEDVSYKIKNRNKIEREILKGISGAVAPGELLAMLGPSGSGKTTLLTVLGGRIIHSRISGSVAYNGCSFSNAVKRNIGFVTQDDVLHPHLTVAETLVYTALLRLPSTLPRAAKVMRAEAVLARLGLTACRDGIVGSTLVRGVSGGERKRVSIAQEMLVDPSLLMLDEPTSGLDSTIAGRIVSTLWELTGGGKTVVMTIHQPSSRLFYMFHKILLLSDGNSIYFGKGSEAMAYFARMGHAPTLAMNPADFLLDLANGVSSDETTGERASTKQALVAAYKQHLHDQVREEISNLSKHSSEHDPGKMTSEWCTTWWDQFTVLLQRDLKERKHEAFSLQNIAQVLAVALLSGILWFQSEGHVQDQVGLLFFVAGFWVLYPVFEAIFTFPPERALLAKERSSGMYRLSSYFVARMAGDLPMELILPIVSITITYWMGGLKPLAANFCANLAVLLLGVLAAQGFGLALGALVMNLKAATTLGSVLMMSFLLAGGFYVQNIPPFIAWIKYISPLYYTFKLQIITQYSAEDTYQCTPTVRCPILELPSINMVGFGDRVGTAAALVIMLVAYRFVAYLGLMRVGVARTGYADHDVHVKIGGGGLRFTGQELQDKICRIGYADQDVQFRIGGLRLTGDPYLVVLIIAFRHPPAVTLVGSTAPATHLNDPRQHRQQHNRSPFDPNFGWDQFCAICGNTSICYGM, from the exons ATGGAGATCGACGGCGCCTCTGCCGCAGCCGCAGAAGAAACCGAAATCTTCCACAAGGCCAAGCATCCGATTACTCTCAAG TTTGAAGATGTGTCGTACAAGATCAAGAATAGGAACAAGATCGAGCGCGAAATTCTCAAGGGTATTTCCGGCGCGGTGGCTCCCGGCGAGTTGCTGGCCATGCTCGGCCCCTCCGGCAGCGGCAAGACAACGCTCCTCACGGTCCTCGGTGGCCGCATCATCCACAGCCGCATATCCGGCAGCGTCGCCTACAACGGCTGCTCGTTCTCCAACGCCGTCAAGCGCAACATTGGCTTCGTGACGCAGGACGACGTGCTCCACCCGCACCTCACCGTCGCCGAGACGCTGGTGTACACCGCGCTGCTCCGCCTCCCGAGCACGCTCCCGCGGGCGGCGAAGGTAATGCGGGCGGAAGCCGTGTTGGCGCGGCTCGGCCTCACGGCCTGCCGCGACGGAATCGTCGGCAGCACGCTGGTGCGGGGGGTGTCCGGCGGCGAGCGTAAGCGGGTGAGCATCGCGCAGGAGATGCTGGTGGACCCCAGCCTGCTGATGCTGGACGAGCCCACCTCAGGGCTCGACTCCACCATCGCCGGCAGGATTGTGTCGACGCTGTGGGAACTCACCGGAGGCGGGAAGACCGTGGTGATGACCATACACCAGCCGTCGAGCCGCCTCTTCTACATGTTCCACAAGATCTTGCTGCTGTCGGATGGCAACTCGATCTACTTCGGCAAAGGGTCCGAGGCAATGGCCTACTTTGCTCGAATGGGCCACGCACCAACTCTGGCAATGAATCCTGCTGATTTCCTTCTAGATCTTGCTAATG GAGTATCCTCAGATGAAACAACAGGAGAAAGAGCATCTACTAAGCAAGCCCTGGTGGCTGCTTATAAACAACACTTGCATGATCAGGTGCGCGAGGAGATTTCAAATCTAAGCAAACATTCCAGCGAACATGATCCTGGCAAGATGACAAGTGAATGGTGCACTACTTGGTGGGACCAATTCACAGTGCTACTGCAGAGGGATCTCAAGGAAAGGAAACACGAAGCCTTCTCGTTGCAGAATATCGCACAAGTGTTAGCGGTGGCCCTGCTTTCAGGAATCCTATGGTTTCAATCCGAAGGACATGTTCAAGACCAg GTGGGTCTTCTTTTCTTTGTTGCTGGATTCTGGGTCTTATATCCAGTCTTTGAAGCCATATTCACCTTCCCGCCAGAGCGAGCATTGCTAGCCAAGGAACGATCCTCCGGGATGTATCGCCTCTCATCCTACTTTGTCGCGAGAATGGCTGGGGATCTTCCGATGGAACTCATCCTGCCGATCGTTTCCATCACAATCACGTACTGGATGGGCGGCCTGAAGCCATTGGCAGCTAACTTCTGCGCGAACCTTGCTGTTTTGCTCCTGGGTGTATTGGCAGCTCAAGGCTTCGGACTCGCACTCGGAGCACTCGTCATGAATCTGAAAGCTGCAACGACACTCGGATCAGTTCTCATGATGTCTTTCTTGCTCGCCGGGGGATTCTACGTGCAGAACATTCCGCCTTTCATTGCGTGGATCAAGTACATCTCTCCCCTCTACTACACATTCAAGCTTCAGATAATAACTCAGTACTCTGCTGAAGATACATACCAGTGCACGCCTACTGTGAGATGCCCGATTTTGGAACTCCCGTCGATCAATATGGTCGGTTTTGGTGATAGAGTCGGGACAGCGGCGGCGCTGGTTATCATGCTCGTTGCCTACCGATTTGTTGCTTATCTTGGCCTCATGAGGGTGGGTGTTGCAAG AACAGGATATGCGGATCATGACGTACATGTCAAGATAGGCGGAGGCGGACTAAGGTTTACAGGTCAGGAATTACAGGACAAGATATGCAGAATAGGATATGCGGACCAGGACGTACAGTTCAGGATAGgcggactaaggcttacag GAGACCCCTACCTCGTCGTCCTAATCATCGCCTTCCGTCATCCCCCCGCGGTAACCCTTGTAGGAAGTACAGCGCCAGCAACGCATCTCAACGACCCCCGTCAACACCGACAACAGCACAACCGGTCTCCGTTTGACCCAAATTTCGGATGGGATCAATTttgcgccatctgtgggaacacaTCTATCTGTTACGGAATGTga